In Streptomyces sp. NBC_00448, the following are encoded in one genomic region:
- a CDS encoding GntR family transcriptional regulator, protein MFAFRIDRQSGVASYLQIVQQVQQALRLGLLEPGDRLPTARAVVEATALNPNTVLKAYRALESQGLVETRRRHGTFVVGTLGASGADSPWRAELAEVAARAHAAGLERDDLAALFAAVLDDLHPPKDSGLVPHQQR, encoded by the coding sequence ATGTTCGCCTTCCGGATCGACCGGCAGAGCGGGGTCGCCAGCTACCTGCAGATCGTCCAGCAGGTCCAGCAGGCCCTGCGGTTGGGCCTCCTGGAGCCGGGCGACCGCCTGCCCACCGCCCGCGCGGTGGTCGAGGCGACCGCGCTGAACCCCAACACCGTGCTCAAGGCGTACCGCGCACTCGAGTCCCAGGGCCTGGTCGAAACCCGACGCAGGCACGGGACGTTCGTGGTGGGCACCCTCGGCGCCTCAGGCGCCGACTCACCCTGGCGGGCCGAACTCGCCGAGGTGGCCGCACGTGCCCATGCGGCCGGACTGGAACGCGACGACCTCGCCGCGCTGTTCGCCGCCGTACTCGACGATCTCCATCCACCGAAGGATTCCGGCCTTGTTCCCCACCAGCAGCGCTGA
- a CDS encoding cupin domain-containing protein, translated as MTQTTRCSTPQPIRDGQGGADPGPRNTLMDLQNPDVLVPPATDAGTMPSLKYPFGQAHMRLDAGGWAREVTQRELPIATTLAGVNMRLEPGGIRELHWHPNNDEWQYYISGQGRMGVFANSGHNRTYDFQPGDVGYVPFAMGHYIENTGDTPLKMLELFRAPRFEDVSLAQWMAPTPRELVQHHLKVGDNVMNSLRREKQPIFRP; from the coding sequence ATGACCCAGACCACCCGGTGCAGCACACCGCAGCCCATCCGTGACGGTCAAGGCGGCGCCGACCCCGGCCCCCGCAACACCCTCATGGACCTGCAGAACCCGGACGTCCTGGTCCCCCCGGCAACCGACGCCGGCACCATGCCCAGCCTGAAGTACCCCTTCGGCCAAGCCCACATGCGCCTGGACGCCGGTGGCTGGGCCCGCGAGGTCACCCAACGCGAACTGCCCATCGCCACCACCCTCGCCGGCGTCAACATGCGCCTCGAGCCCGGCGGCATCAGGGAACTCCACTGGCACCCCAACAACGACGAATGGCAGTACTACATCTCCGGCCAGGGCCGCATGGGCGTCTTCGCCAACTCCGGTCACAACCGCACCTACGACTTCCAGCCCGGCGACGTCGGCTACGTCCCCTTCGCCATGGGCCACTACATCGAGAACACCGGCGACACCCCCCTGAAAATGCTCGAGTTGTTCCGCGCACCCCGCTTCGAAGACGTCAGCCTCGCCCAATGGATGGCACCCACCCCGCGTGAACTCGTCCAGCACCACCTCAAAGTCGGCGACAACGTCATGAACTCCCTCCGCCGCGAGAAGCAGCCCATCTTCCGCCCCTGA
- the paaC gene encoding 1,2-phenylacetyl-CoA epoxidase subunit PaaC, whose protein sequence is MDRTETADDDHVYLSLTEEHGDTDTRWAFGTGFADPLHGVDTTLPDGVDAAELAAVCLALGDDALVAAQRLAEWCTRAPELEEEVALANIGLDLLGQARMLYARCGQVDGTDRGEDAYAYFRDPGDFRNVALAELPNGDFAFTVARLLVLATWRLALLGCLAAGPDPVLAAIAAKAVPELTYHRQYAADWVVRLGDGTEESHRRMRAALEDLAPYVEEVLAATGTAVRGAPAAPAADADAVQISGPVREETLGVLRQVVVAAGLDLPERPAAPYRGRHGEHTEHLAPLLEELQSVARAHPEATW, encoded by the coding sequence ATGGACCGCACCGAGACGGCCGACGACGACCACGTCTACCTCTCCCTGACCGAGGAGCACGGCGACACGGACACCCGCTGGGCGTTCGGCACCGGCTTCGCCGACCCGCTGCACGGCGTCGACACCACGCTGCCCGACGGCGTGGACGCGGCCGAACTCGCCGCGGTCTGCCTCGCCCTGGGCGACGACGCACTGGTCGCCGCCCAGCGCCTGGCCGAGTGGTGCACCAGGGCTCCGGAGCTGGAGGAGGAGGTCGCGCTCGCGAACATCGGCCTCGACCTGCTCGGCCAGGCCCGGATGCTGTACGCGCGCTGCGGCCAGGTCGACGGCACCGACCGCGGCGAGGACGCGTACGCCTACTTCCGCGATCCCGGCGACTTCCGCAACGTGGCGCTCGCCGAACTGCCCAACGGGGATTTCGCGTTCACCGTCGCCCGGCTGCTGGTCCTGGCGACCTGGCGGCTCGCGCTGCTCGGCTGCCTCGCCGCCGGCCCCGACCCGGTGCTCGCCGCGATCGCGGCCAAGGCGGTGCCCGAGCTGACCTACCACCGGCAGTACGCCGCCGACTGGGTGGTGCGGCTCGGCGACGGCACCGAGGAGTCGCACCGCCGGATGCGCGCCGCCCTGGAGGACCTCGCGCCGTACGTCGAGGAAGTCCTCGCCGCGACCGGCACCGCCGTCCGAGGCGCCCCGGCCGCCCCGGCCGCCGATGCCGACGCCGTACAGATCTCCGGCCCCGTACGCGAGGAGACGCTGGGCGTACTGCGGCAGGTGGTGGTGGCTGCCGGGCTCGACCTGCCCGAGCGGCCCGCGGCACCGTACCGGGGCCGGCACGGCGAGCACACCGAACATCTGGCCCCGCTGCTGGAGGAGTTGCAGAGCGTGGCCCGCGCCCACCCGGAGGCGACATGGTGA
- a CDS encoding ABC transporter ATP-binding protein, whose translation MFPTSSADPALTARGVTKRYRRRGPDALGGCTFSIPAGAVCALVGPNGAGKSTLLEIAAGFEQPGAGTVEIFGKPARAGHPRVSYLAQDRPLFPRLTAADTLRFGALANSANWDRELAERVADLARYDRDDRIRDLSGGARARIALAVALGKRADLLLLDEPMAEVDVLSRRELMGLLLAHAAETGGTVVMSSHIISDLADTCDHLLLLDRGRARLCGDIDDLTASHAMVTYSGGADRLAGHTVVESRPAGRGTSALIRPGAAIPADWEVRQPTLEELVLAHLAAPDAPDLVLAQQPHPEESAA comes from the coding sequence TTGTTCCCCACCAGCAGCGCTGACCCGGCGCTCACCGCGCGCGGCGTCACCAAGAGATATCGGCGCAGAGGCCCGGACGCGCTCGGCGGTTGCACCTTCAGCATCCCGGCCGGCGCCGTCTGCGCCCTCGTCGGACCCAACGGCGCGGGCAAGTCGACCCTGCTGGAGATCGCGGCCGGGTTCGAGCAGCCCGGCGCCGGCACCGTCGAGATCTTCGGGAAGCCGGCCAGGGCCGGCCATCCGCGAGTCTCCTACCTGGCCCAGGACCGGCCGTTGTTCCCCCGGCTCACCGCCGCGGACACCCTGCGCTTCGGCGCGCTCGCCAACAGCGCCAACTGGGACCGCGAGCTGGCCGAGCGGGTCGCCGACCTGGCGCGCTACGACCGCGACGACCGGATACGTGACCTGTCCGGCGGCGCGCGCGCCCGGATCGCGCTGGCCGTCGCCCTCGGCAAGCGCGCCGACCTGCTGCTGCTGGACGAGCCGATGGCGGAGGTGGACGTGCTCTCCCGCCGGGAGCTGATGGGCCTGCTGCTGGCCCACGCCGCCGAGACGGGCGGCACCGTGGTGATGTCCTCGCACATCATCTCCGACCTCGCCGACACCTGCGACCACCTGCTGTTGCTCGACCGCGGCCGGGCCCGCCTCTGCGGCGACATCGACGACCTCACCGCGTCCCACGCGATGGTCACCTACTCCGGGGGCGCCGATCGGCTCGCCGGCCACACCGTCGTCGAGTCCCGCCCGGCCGGCCGCGGCACCAGCGCGCTGATCCGCCCGGGAGCCGCGATCCCCGCCGACTGGGAGGTCCGGCAGCCCACGCTGGAGGAACTGGTGCTGGCCCACCTCGCCGCCCCGGACGCCCCCGACCTCGTACTCGCCCAGCAGCCCCACCCCGAGGAGTCCGCCGCGTGA
- the paaE gene encoding 1,2-phenylacetyl-CoA epoxidase subunit PaaE has protein sequence MAPTTGTAAADTAGGTVRARRRPAFHSLRVSEVRPLCEDAVTVGFDVPAELAEEFAHRPGQSLTLRRMVDGRDERRSYSICSPAGEAPRIGVRVVPDGLFSSWLVNDLRPDDRVEVMAPSGAFTPDLGTPGHHVLIAAGSGITPMLSIAESVLAADAVSQVTLFYGNRRSDTVMFADELADLKDVHPARFQIGHVLSREPREAELLSGRLDADRLAALIDGLVDVPSVDHWWLCGPHGMVTDARDLLARLRIPDERVHQELFFADDEPITPLRHADDTVEGPVSQVTLILDGRTTTTALPIGTTLLDGAQRTRPDLPFACKGGVCGTCRAKITEGRADMRRNFALEPAEVDAGYVLTCQSFPASDTLTVDYDA, from the coding sequence ATGGCCCCCACCACCGGCACGGCCGCCGCCGACACGGCGGGCGGGACCGTACGCGCGCGGCGGCGACCCGCGTTCCACTCCCTGCGGGTGAGCGAGGTGCGGCCGCTGTGCGAGGACGCCGTGACCGTCGGTTTCGACGTACCCGCCGAGCTGGCCGAGGAGTTCGCCCACCGGCCCGGGCAGTCGCTGACCCTGCGGCGGATGGTGGACGGGCGCGACGAGCGCCGCTCCTACTCGATCTGCTCGCCCGCGGGCGAGGCGCCCCGTATAGGGGTACGCGTCGTGCCCGACGGGCTGTTCTCCTCGTGGCTGGTGAACGACCTGCGCCCTGACGACAGGGTCGAGGTGATGGCGCCCAGCGGGGCGTTCACCCCCGACCTCGGCACTCCGGGGCATCATGTGCTCATCGCCGCCGGCTCGGGCATCACCCCGATGCTGTCCATCGCCGAGTCCGTGCTCGCCGCCGACGCCGTCTCGCAGGTCACCCTCTTCTACGGCAACCGCCGCAGCGACACGGTGATGTTCGCCGACGAGCTGGCCGACCTGAAGGACGTCCACCCGGCGCGGTTCCAGATAGGGCACGTGCTGTCGCGAGAGCCGCGCGAGGCGGAACTGCTGTCCGGGCGCCTGGACGCGGACCGGCTCGCCGCGCTCATCGACGGCCTGGTCGACGTGCCGAGCGTCGACCACTGGTGGCTGTGCGGCCCGCACGGCATGGTCACCGACGCCCGGGACCTGCTCGCGCGGCTGCGCATACCCGACGAGCGCGTCCACCAGGAGCTGTTCTTCGCCGACGACGAGCCGATCACGCCCCTGCGCCACGCGGACGACACCGTCGAGGGCCCGGTCAGCCAGGTCACCCTCATCCTCGACGGCCGCACCACGACCACCGCCCTGCCCATCGGCACGACGCTGCTCGACGGCGCCCAACGCACCCGCCCCGACCTGCCCTTCGCCTGCAAGGGCGGCGTCTGCGGCACCTGCCGCGCCAAGATCACCGAGGGCCGGGCCGACATGCGCCGCAACTTCGCCCTCGAACCCGCCGAGGTCGACGCCGGCTACGTGCTGACCTGCCAGTCCTTCCCCGCGTCGGACACGCTCACCGTCGACTACGACGCCTGA
- a CDS encoding PIG-L deacetylase family protein, which produces MAEQAPTRHQPIDEDWHTALAIVAHPDDMEYGAAAAAARWTAQGKTVVYVMVTSGEAGIASLDPAECGPLREAEQIASAALVGVDVVEFLGHPDGVVEYGLPLRRDIARCVRRHRPEVVITTNFRDTYGGSFPNQADHIAVGRAVLDGVRDAGNGWVFRELADEGHPSWNGVRMVLAAGSPEAAHAVDITGHFASGVASLKAHRTYLAGLGGDMADAEGFLESSGRTAGSRLGVTYASAFEVLRLG; this is translated from the coding sequence ATGGCCGAGCAGGCGCCGACGCGCCACCAACCGATCGACGAGGACTGGCACACCGCCCTGGCGATCGTCGCCCACCCGGACGACATGGAGTACGGTGCGGCCGCGGCCGCGGCCCGCTGGACGGCGCAGGGCAAGACGGTCGTCTACGTCATGGTCACCAGCGGCGAGGCCGGGATCGCCTCCCTCGACCCAGCCGAGTGCGGCCCCCTTCGGGAGGCCGAGCAGATCGCGTCGGCGGCGCTGGTGGGCGTCGACGTGGTGGAGTTCCTCGGCCACCCTGACGGCGTGGTCGAGTACGGGCTGCCGCTGCGCCGCGACATCGCCCGCTGCGTCCGCCGGCATCGGCCCGAGGTCGTGATCACCACGAACTTCCGGGACACCTACGGCGGGTCGTTTCCCAACCAGGCCGACCACATCGCCGTCGGCCGCGCGGTGCTCGACGGTGTCAGGGACGCGGGCAACGGCTGGGTGTTCCGGGAACTCGCCGACGAGGGCCACCCCTCCTGGAACGGCGTTCGCATGGTCCTCGCGGCGGGCTCGCCGGAGGCAGCGCACGCGGTCGACATCACCGGCCACTTCGCGAGCGGTGTCGCCTCGCTCAAAGCACACCGGACCTACCTTGCCGGGCTGGGCGGGGACATGGCCGACGCCGAGGGATTCCTGGAGTCGTCCGGCCGGACGGCCGGGAGCCGGCTGGGCGTGACCTACGCGTCAGCCTTCGAGGTCCTCCGGCTGGGCTGA
- a CDS encoding glyoxalase, producing the protein MRVRSYGRHGRIISVGAAATAVLAGVLGAPGSTAASAHTPAHAAPESSGVAAPAKAVALGPQYSAVHVYVQPGQLEAFAKSWVGTFGGSYVKPFTTQLTPTPSSAPATQVFSPVALLSVFDFTTPVPYPFGQERTGWGVTDTAAATRQAQAAGAGSLVATLPDPIGHDSVIQFPGGIDTQLWHETTLSPDPFPALTTVPDNRVYVPGDTLPAFLKSYLAFTKGRVVLDDPHADGAQIDKPGTTYHRIAITSAYGNTVVISTKDGYFNYPFGGEVSGIDVPDLTATLAKARANGATVLWGPYAGQGGHSAMVRFPGGFVTEIHDGTLR; encoded by the coding sequence ATGAGAGTCAGGTCATACGGCAGGCACGGCAGGATCATCTCGGTGGGCGCCGCAGCCACGGCGGTCCTCGCGGGGGTGCTGGGAGCCCCGGGATCGACCGCGGCCTCCGCCCACACCCCGGCCCATGCGGCCCCGGAGTCCTCGGGGGTCGCGGCGCCGGCCAAGGCCGTGGCACTGGGCCCGCAGTACAGCGCCGTCCACGTCTACGTGCAGCCGGGACAGCTGGAAGCCTTCGCCAAGAGCTGGGTGGGCACGTTCGGCGGCAGCTACGTCAAACCGTTCACCACGCAGCTCACCCCCACGCCCAGCTCCGCCCCGGCCACCCAGGTCTTCTCGCCCGTGGCCCTGCTCTCGGTGTTCGACTTCACGACCCCCGTGCCCTACCCCTTCGGCCAGGAACGCACCGGGTGGGGCGTCACCGACACCGCCGCGGCAACCCGGCAGGCCCAGGCGGCCGGAGCCGGCTCGCTGGTCGCGACCCTCCCCGACCCGATCGGCCACGACAGCGTCATCCAGTTCCCCGGTGGCATCGACACGCAGCTCTGGCACGAGACCACGCTGTCGCCCGACCCCTTCCCGGCTCTGACGACGGTGCCCGACAACCGGGTCTACGTTCCCGGCGACACCCTCCCCGCCTTCCTGAAGTCCTACCTGGCCTTCACCAAGGGCCGCGTCGTCCTGGACGACCCGCACGCCGACGGCGCCCAGATCGACAAGCCGGGCACCACCTACCACCGCATCGCGATCACCTCGGCGTACGGCAACACCGTCGTCATCTCGACCAAGGACGGCTACTTCAACTACCCCTTCGGGGGCGAGGTCAGCGGCATCGACGTGCCGGACCTGACCGCCACCCTGGCCAAGGCCCGGGCCAACGGCGCCACCGTCCTGTGGGGCCCGTACGCCGGTCAGGGCGGGCACAGCGCCATGGTCCGCTTCCCCGGAGGCTTCGTCACCGAAATCCACGACGGCACCCTGCGCTGA
- a CDS encoding MarR family winged helix-turn-helix transcriptional regulator: MTGHPAPEPDLGVLAARVLLSVQRELFTTLAEQGFDDIHPRTGAVLAHLCADGIRASELARASGQHKQVIGTLIDDLERMGYVERKPDPADRRAKLIYPTERGLLQMEAAASIMRAIEERHAAALGAQEYAAFKAALHRVAELQRETQRNSQGSGTSTGQPSDPM, translated from the coding sequence TTGACAGGACACCCGGCCCCCGAACCGGACCTCGGCGTGCTCGCCGCCCGGGTCCTGTTGTCCGTTCAGCGCGAGCTGTTCACCACGCTCGCCGAGCAGGGTTTCGACGACATCCACCCCCGCACCGGTGCCGTCCTCGCCCACCTGTGTGCCGACGGCATCCGCGCCAGCGAACTCGCCCGCGCCTCCGGACAGCACAAGCAGGTCATCGGCACCCTCATCGACGACCTCGAACGCATGGGCTACGTCGAACGCAAACCCGATCCCGCGGACCGCCGTGCCAAGCTGATCTACCCCACCGAGCGCGGCCTGCTCCAGATGGAGGCGGCCGCCTCCATCATGCGCGCCATCGAGGAGCGCCACGCGGCGGCACTGGGCGCGCAGGAGTACGCCGCCTTCAAGGCCGCCCTCCATCGTGTGGCCGAACTCCAGCGCGAGACCCAGCGCAACAGTCAAGGCAGCGGGACGTCAACAGGGCAGCCGAGCGACCCCATGTGA
- the paaD gene encoding 1,2-phenylacetyl-CoA epoxidase subunit PaaD, whose product MVTAPTRLDEQRARRIAAEAPDPELPMLTLADLGVLREVRTTPDGTVVASLTPTYSGCPALAEMRADVAARLHAAGFAHVEIRTVLDPPWSTDRISPEGRRKLREHGIAPPGPAPRRAAGPVPLVLGATRQAVPCPRCGSTDTEQTSRFSATACRSLWRCRGCLEPFEHVKEL is encoded by the coding sequence ATGGTGACCGCACCCACCCGCCTCGACGAGCAGCGGGCCCGCAGGATCGCGGCGGAGGCCCCCGACCCCGAGCTGCCGATGCTCACCCTCGCCGATCTCGGGGTGCTGCGCGAGGTGCGCACCACGCCGGACGGCACGGTGGTCGCCAGCCTCACACCCACGTACTCGGGCTGCCCCGCACTGGCGGAGATGCGGGCCGACGTGGCGGCGCGGCTGCACGCGGCCGGGTTCGCGCATGTCGAGATCCGCACGGTGCTCGACCCGCCGTGGAGCACCGACCGGATCAGCCCCGAAGGCCGGCGCAAGCTGCGCGAGCACGGCATCGCGCCACCCGGCCCGGCGCCGCGCAGGGCGGCAGGGCCGGTGCCGCTGGTACTCGGCGCCACCCGGCAGGCCGTCCCTTGTCCGCGCTGCGGCAGCACCGACACCGAACAGACGTCGCGCTTCTCGGCGACCGCCTGCCGTTCGCTGTGGCGCTGCCGCGGCTGCCTGGAACCCTTCGAGCACGTCAAGGAGTTGTGA
- a CDS encoding 2-deoxy-5-keto-D-gluconate 6-phosphate aldolase domain-containing protein, which yields MPGFDPGRRAQQAADLAQVSSWAEDAGRPLILELLVPASDSDRQAVGDDTDRYDAEIRPGLTVAVIEYLQDHGVQPAIWKIEGLERHEDTEAVPAAARRGGRNAECIVLGRHAPHDRLDHWLKVAASVAGFVGFAIGRSIWWDPLHAHLRHRSTAREARRRITANYLDFARCYLMARDGELPGTSGRFW from the coding sequence ATCCCGGGGTTCGACCCGGGCCGTCGCGCCCAGCAGGCCGCCGACCTGGCCCAGGTCTCCTCCTGGGCCGAGGACGCCGGCCGGCCGCTGATCCTGGAACTGCTCGTCCCGGCGAGCGACTCCGACCGGCAGGCCGTGGGCGACGACACCGACCGGTACGACGCCGAGATCCGCCCCGGCCTCACGGTCGCCGTCATCGAGTACCTGCAGGACCACGGCGTGCAGCCGGCGATCTGGAAGATCGAAGGACTCGAACGCCACGAGGACACCGAGGCCGTGCCGGCCGCCGCCCGCCGAGGCGGCCGCAACGCCGAGTGCATCGTGCTCGGGCGGCACGCACCGCACGACCGGCTCGATCACTGGCTGAAGGTCGCGGCATCCGTCGCCGGGTTCGTCGGGTTCGCGATCGGCCGCAGCATCTGGTGGGACCCGCTGCACGCACACCTGCGGCACCGCTCCACCGCCCGTGAGGCCCGCCGGCGGATCACCGCCAACTACCTCGACTTCGCCCGCTGCTACCTGATGGCACGCGACGGCGAACTGCCCGGCACCAGCGGCCGGTTCTGGTGA
- a CDS encoding DeoR family transcriptional regulator: MPEQRAAALAGGQIHPVPDAPAHARGALLPIQRKRAILAILAADRAVETARLAARFGVSTVTIRRDLGQLHEEGRLERVRGGGRPR; this comes from the coding sequence ATGCCAGAACAGCGCGCCGCGGCCCTGGCCGGCGGCCAGATCCACCCCGTCCCCGACGCACCGGCGCACGCCCGCGGCGCGCTGCTGCCGATCCAGCGCAAGCGCGCCATCCTGGCCATCCTGGCCGCCGATCGTGCGGTCGAGACCGCGCGCCTGGCCGCGCGCTTCGGCGTCTCGACCGTCACCATCCGGCGCGACCTCGGGCAGCTCCACGAGGAGGGGCGGCTGGAACGGGTCCGCGGCGGGGGCCGGCCGCGCTGA